Proteins encoded together in one Planctomyces sp. SH-PL14 window:
- a CDS encoding recombinase family protein: MSIRKPFVPRIPGSPLMVVMTGRISTPHQDMHNIDASHAACEKYLRELYTGETKIVRLGERGSGNKLSRIAINEAKRLIATRTVDLVILEDLSRAYRNPAFQFSFAHLCVDHGTRLICYGDAIDTADEQWEIMLNVAVMRHSATVPEVRRRVRRTADHTFQRGGMVGKVGFGYRRVSAEEAAQGSGERVAKVPTDSPVLSEMRNQVLRGATYEAVADWLDDERILPGQYSVNGQWTGKLVETTLRNPMLHGERRFRETIHQLIYATGDHRREKNRDPLFRVVPELAHFTLEEHQELLDYMDARKRRRGESSRKDVSRKRTYWPGQHLLCAICSEPMYWLSRGQLRCCNAGPGRPRRCWNQTVVQAEMIRTKVLPALLEELRRRPTVYRQIVSAAWDESRRALQRASGRRESLMTEIREQERQVKEVTDLLLKLKSESLMGRLTEAELHLKRLRSELKALDADGDSPTVLPTMEMIEENLETVLLELSRTSYSFDELLRQMLPEFELIPVQALDSGQVRPRVRLHVPAGDGADATELIIDAFEEPLQIRFARAAADLKSSNSTWTLKQIGDALGLHKKVVCDALKYHTLMQAAGLAVPYRVLTVAPERAPRWRKQSLQGGTPEPRSDPGDPRPPGKSMA, from the coding sequence ATGAGCATCCGTAAGCCTTTCGTCCCTCGAATTCCAGGATCCCCGCTGATGGTCGTGATGACCGGACGGATCTCCACGCCACATCAGGACATGCACAATATCGATGCCTCTCACGCTGCTTGCGAGAAGTACTTGAGGGAACTCTACACCGGCGAAACGAAGATCGTCCGCCTTGGTGAGCGCGGGAGTGGGAACAAACTCAGCCGCATCGCGATCAATGAAGCCAAGCGGCTCATTGCGACCCGTACGGTTGATCTGGTCATCTTGGAAGACCTCAGCCGCGCCTATCGCAACCCGGCATTTCAGTTCAGCTTTGCACATCTGTGCGTCGATCACGGCACCAGGTTGATCTGCTATGGCGACGCGATCGACACGGCCGACGAGCAATGGGAGATCATGCTGAACGTTGCCGTCATGCGGCACTCGGCGACCGTACCAGAAGTGCGACGTCGCGTCCGAAGAACCGCGGACCACACATTCCAGCGCGGCGGGATGGTTGGAAAGGTCGGCTTCGGATACCGGCGCGTGTCGGCCGAGGAGGCAGCACAGGGCAGCGGAGAGCGGGTCGCAAAGGTGCCGACCGACTCACCAGTGCTGTCTGAAATGCGGAACCAGGTTCTGCGGGGGGCAACGTATGAAGCCGTTGCCGATTGGCTCGATGACGAGAGGATTCTCCCCGGCCAATACTCCGTCAACGGTCAATGGACCGGAAAGCTGGTCGAGACGACATTGAGGAACCCGATGCTGCATGGGGAGCGGCGTTTTCGGGAGACGATCCACCAGCTCATCTATGCCACCGGCGATCATCGTCGCGAGAAGAACCGCGATCCGCTGTTTCGTGTCGTTCCGGAGCTTGCTCACTTCACCTTGGAGGAGCATCAGGAACTCCTCGACTACATGGACGCTCGCAAACGCCGGCGCGGCGAGAGCTCCCGAAAGGACGTCAGCCGGAAGCGGACGTATTGGCCGGGGCAACATCTGCTCTGCGCCATTTGCAGCGAGCCGATGTACTGGTTGAGCCGCGGCCAGCTGAGGTGCTGCAATGCGGGACCGGGACGCCCCCGTAGGTGTTGGAATCAGACCGTGGTCCAGGCGGAGATGATTCGAACGAAGGTTCTTCCCGCTCTCCTTGAGGAGCTTCGTCGGCGACCAACGGTTTACCGGCAGATTGTCAGTGCCGCTTGGGACGAATCGCGTCGCGCTCTGCAGCGGGCTTCGGGCCGACGCGAGTCGCTCATGACAGAGATTCGTGAACAGGAGCGGCAGGTCAAAGAGGTCACCGACTTGCTCCTCAAGTTGAAGTCCGAGAGTCTCATGGGGCGGCTCACCGAGGCGGAATTGCATCTGAAGCGGCTGCGCTCGGAGCTAAAAGCCTTGGATGCTGACGGCGATTCGCCGACTGTGCTGCCGACGATGGAGATGATCGAAGAGAACCTCGAAACAGTGCTGCTTGAACTCTCAAGGACCTCCTACTCCTTCGATGAGCTTCTGAGGCAGATGCTTCCCGAGTTTGAGCTCATTCCGGTTCAGGCCCTCGATTCCGGGCAGGTTCGTCCGCGGGTCCGTCTCCACGTACCAGCCGGAGATGGCGCGGACGCGACGGAGCTGATTATCGACGCCTTCGAAGAGCCGTTGCAGATACGCTTCGCAAGGGCGGCTGCCGATCTGAAGTCGTCCAATTCCACGTGGACGCTGAAGCAGATCGGAGACGCACTCGGCCTCCATAAAAAGGTCGTCTGTGATGCATTGAAGTACCACACGCTCATGCAGGCCGCGGGGCTCGCTGTTCCCTATCGCGTTCTGACTGTGGCCCCCGAGAGAGCGCCTCGGTGGCGAAAGCAGTCACTGCAAGGTGGTACTCCCGAACCGCGAAGCGATCCTGGAGATCCCCGGCCGCCCGGGAAATCGATGGCGTAG
- a CDS encoding AAA family ATPase, giving the protein MYLDDTRIRAALRRAVEFGAAHRLTIVVLAPDPHVPDELRHAFNLVSHDLPKRNELLGLHGSMVGSIEREMVAHGLAGLTRSEARHALALTHSMTPVERIAGIWSYKAWHVEQNSLVRFVRQTVAIESLVGMSHLKHHALIGTQPGRSPARRGLLVLGPPGSGKRSFCQALGNTVGRPVVRIRWDGFLGLVAQDLEHELRKTLSVVEALSPVVLACDTGDRGLTEMGFWNAPLAARLWAVFLEWLQCSKPGVYVAATAENAGHVPKEFWQREFLDAAYFVDLPEASQREQVWQRGRMDFGLPEVLPRPTFQEWTASEIYHCCRTASQLGLTISESVNRITPYSELSREPLNRLRLAASGRALKADSGELYRACEPVIPRRWSDPSLN; this is encoded by the coding sequence ATGTATCTCGACGATACCCGCATCCGAGCGGCTCTTCGGCGGGCGGTGGAGTTCGGAGCAGCGCATCGACTCACGATTGTGGTGCTCGCACCGGATCCCCATGTTCCTGATGAGCTCCGTCATGCCTTCAATCTCGTGAGCCACGATCTCCCGAAGCGGAACGAACTCCTTGGTCTTCACGGATCGATGGTAGGATCGATCGAACGTGAGATGGTCGCACATGGACTGGCAGGACTGACGCGTTCCGAAGCCCGCCACGCTCTGGCACTGACCCATTCGATGACTCCCGTCGAACGGATCGCCGGCATCTGGTCGTACAAGGCCTGGCATGTTGAGCAGAACTCCCTCGTCCGGTTTGTTCGCCAGACGGTTGCGATCGAGAGCCTCGTCGGGATGAGCCATCTGAAGCACCACGCGCTCATCGGAACCCAGCCGGGGCGATCACCCGCGCGGCGGGGTCTGTTGGTCCTCGGGCCTCCGGGTTCGGGCAAGAGGTCTTTCTGCCAGGCGCTCGGCAACACGGTCGGGCGGCCCGTCGTTAGGATCCGCTGGGACGGATTCCTGGGCCTGGTCGCTCAGGATCTTGAGCACGAGCTCCGAAAGACGCTATCGGTTGTGGAAGCGCTGAGTCCCGTGGTCCTAGCATGTGACACGGGCGATCGGGGACTGACCGAGATGGGATTCTGGAATGCCCCGCTTGCTGCCCGCTTGTGGGCGGTTTTCTTGGAATGGCTTCAGTGCTCCAAGCCGGGCGTTTACGTCGCGGCAACAGCCGAGAACGCAGGACACGTTCCCAAGGAGTTCTGGCAACGAGAGTTCCTAGATGCCGCCTACTTCGTCGATTTACCGGAGGCGTCGCAGCGTGAGCAGGTCTGGCAACGGGGAAGGATGGACTTCGGCTTGCCAGAGGTGCTGCCGCGTCCAACGTTTCAGGAGTGGACCGCCTCGGAGATCTACCACTGCTGCCGCACGGCGTCACAGCTGGGCCTGACCATCAGCGAGAGTGTGAACCGGATCACTCCATATTCAGAGTTGAGCAGGGAGCCCTTGAATCGGCTGCGGCTTGCCGCGTCTGGCCGAGCTCTCAAAGCTGACAGCGGAGAGCTCTATCGAGCCTGTGAGCCCGTGATCCCGCGTCGGTGGAGTGATCCATCGCTGAACTGA
- a CDS encoding DUF4339 domain-containing protein: MTSEYEVEIGGVPQGVLELNEIRQLAAEGTLARTDRLRAAGGESWQSADQLSDLWTSRADGEGIQKWIPSAFPDNSRRESNHIAYCVWAIAGLFGALGWCLLPTVEAAESLLSWPLIVVLLPMLILSQVALMVALRWQPSFIPIVTMMSCWSYLAVASSLILLIATALAFRRLNEPRSCALRLTESLFKGPHPNVIQQ; encoded by the coding sequence ATGACGTCCGAGTATGAAGTTGAGATCGGCGGCGTGCCTCAGGGCGTATTGGAGCTGAACGAGATTCGGCAGTTGGCAGCCGAAGGGACGCTCGCTCGAACCGACCGACTACGTGCCGCCGGGGGCGAGTCGTGGCAATCAGCGGACCAGTTGTCCGACTTGTGGACCTCGCGGGCGGATGGCGAGGGTATACAGAAATGGATACCCTCTGCGTTCCCCGACAATTCGCGTCGCGAGTCAAATCACATCGCTTACTGCGTCTGGGCAATTGCCGGTCTTTTCGGCGCTTTGGGATGGTGCCTCCTTCCAACGGTGGAAGCGGCTGAATCGTTGCTGTCTTGGCCTCTGATCGTTGTTCTGCTGCCGATGTTGATACTGAGCCAGGTGGCACTCATGGTCGCTTTGCGTTGGCAGCCATCGTTCATCCCGATTGTCACAATGATGAGTTGTTGGAGCTATCTGGCAGTGGCTTCCAGCCTGATTCTGCTGATTGCCACTGCACTGGCCTTCCGGCGGTTGAATGAACCACGTTCCTGTGCGCTTCGTCTAACTGAATCATTATTCAAGGGCCCGCATCCAAATGTGATTCAACAGTAA
- a CDS encoding exodeoxyribonuclease VII small subunit, with amino-acid sequence MTDEMTYEDKEKRLDEILDRLDKSETPMDQLAAEAKEASGLIMSMQATLRATKAELTKVFAEMDAQNEAQT; translated from the coding sequence ATGACTGACGAGATGACCTACGAAGACAAAGAGAAGCGACTCGATGAGATCCTCGACCGCCTCGACAAGTCAGAGACCCCAATGGATCAGCTTGCTGCCGAAGCGAAGGAGGCCTCTGGCTTGATCATGAGCATGCAGGCGACACTTCGGGCTACGAAGGCCGAGCTGACGAAGGTCTTTGCTGAGATGGATGCCCAGAACGAAGCGCAGACATGA
- the xseA gene encoding exodeoxyribonuclease VII large subunit, with amino-acid sequence MSEPESTPPRIFRLQDVTKRLREVLLPVTTKQFWLRAQLVPEKTRSSGGHYFGQLVEKDDKGRDVAKIRVMIWKNDVERIEDTLRARGEEHLQILRKGGDVCASCSVRFHPIFGLSLTIWDLDPDLGESQIERARRLILEGLQKDGLLDRNKERSVPVAPLKVGLITATDSAAYADFLRTLTTSGFAFQIVHVAAAVQGAATVRSVVAAINRLEKEPLDLICIIRGGGSPLDLVWFDNEEIARAVVNCRVPIWVGIGHEIDFGVLDHIAHTSHKTPTAVAEALVAQLRDVHNRLMSARERLEDSLNRAVDLAERRLAQSENGFRQGTRKHLLIQTERFERYLSRLETELAQQAEKYGRRFQEAVTRLAERTRAIVEEHAVRLISVGQAILRSTDHRQQRAAEKLGRSLTGLQQGGRKHLSLSDGRLRHALERLRGVADRQVGRRATALASRQVQIVAKATAAIATASQAVAWRGRVLHQTEAAVSRIETELRRRALRIRLETYEARHSTAEARLSEKQKRLDALSPERLLERGYSVSRAADGRLIRSVADVQVGEIIYTQVQDGIVQSRVEESHD; translated from the coding sequence ATGTCCGAGCCAGAATCCACTCCGCCGCGCATCTTCCGGCTGCAAGACGTCACAAAGCGTCTTCGGGAAGTGCTGTTGCCGGTGACGACAAAACAGTTCTGGCTACGTGCGCAACTCGTCCCCGAAAAGACGCGATCCTCCGGGGGCCATTATTTCGGTCAGTTGGTCGAGAAGGATGACAAGGGACGGGACGTCGCCAAGATCCGCGTCATGATCTGGAAGAACGATGTCGAGCGAATCGAAGACACTCTGCGGGCCCGCGGCGAGGAGCATCTGCAGATCCTTCGAAAGGGCGGCGACGTCTGTGCCTCCTGCTCGGTTCGTTTCCACCCGATCTTTGGGCTCTCACTGACGATTTGGGACCTCGACCCTGACCTCGGCGAATCACAGATTGAGCGTGCCCGCCGTTTGATCCTGGAGGGCCTCCAAAAGGACGGGTTGCTGGATCGGAACAAAGAACGCAGCGTTCCAGTAGCGCCTCTCAAGGTCGGCCTCATCACGGCCACCGACTCCGCAGCCTACGCCGACTTCCTACGAACACTCACAACTTCGGGCTTCGCATTCCAAATCGTTCACGTGGCCGCGGCAGTACAAGGTGCAGCGACGGTTCGTTCTGTAGTCGCCGCGATCAATCGGCTGGAGAAAGAGCCTCTCGACCTCATCTGCATCATTCGCGGTGGCGGTTCTCCCCTGGATCTGGTTTGGTTCGACAACGAAGAGATTGCCCGCGCCGTTGTGAATTGCCGAGTGCCGATCTGGGTCGGCATTGGCCACGAGATCGATTTTGGTGTGCTGGATCACATCGCCCACACCAGCCACAAGACGCCGACGGCCGTGGCCGAGGCGCTGGTCGCTCAGCTCCGCGACGTCCACAACAGGCTGATGTCGGCCAGGGAGCGGCTGGAAGACTCGCTGAACCGGGCGGTCGATCTTGCTGAGCGGCGACTCGCCCAATCGGAGAACGGTTTCCGGCAGGGAACGCGAAAACACCTGCTCATCCAGACGGAACGATTCGAGCGATACCTCAGCCGCCTTGAGACCGAACTCGCACAACAGGCTGAGAAGTACGGACGCCGTTTCCAAGAGGCGGTGACCCGTCTGGCGGAGCGGACGCGCGCCATCGTTGAGGAGCATGCGGTACGCCTGATTTCGGTAGGACAAGCAATCTTGCGGTCGACGGACCATCGGCAGCAGAGGGCAGCGGAGAAGCTCGGTCGGTCGCTCACCGGGTTACAACAGGGCGGCCGAAAACACCTTTCGCTGTCGGACGGTCGACTGCGGCACGCACTGGAGCGGCTTCGTGGGGTTGCCGATCGACAGGTGGGACGCCGCGCCACGGCATTGGCATCGCGACAGGTCCAGATTGTGGCCAAGGCCACTGCTGCAATCGCCACGGCCAGTCAAGCGGTGGCTTGGAGAGGACGGGTTCTCCATCAGACTGAGGCAGCCGTATCTCGAATCGAAACTGAGTTGCGGCGCCGGGCCTTGAGGATCCGGCTGGAGACGTACGAGGCTCGTCACTCGACGGCCGAAGCTCGGCTCTCTGAGAAGCAGAAGCGGCTCGACGCACTCTCCCCAGAGCGGCTGCTGGAGAGAGGGTATAGCGTCAGTCGAGCAGCTGACGGTCGGCTCATTCGGAGCGTTGCAGACGTCCAGGTTGGCGAAATCATTTACACGCAGGTCCAGGACGGGATCGTCCAGAGCAGAGTTGAGGAATCGCATGACTGA